Part of the Candidatus Thiothrix putei genome, AAAAACAATGATTATTAATTAATCAATTCTCTCACGGTGACACAGCCTCAAAAATTTTCGTAGCACACCAATACACCCTAAACGGCGATACGCAGCAAGCAAAATACAGCGTGACACTGGAACACCTTACGCCAAAACCGCTACACTACAGCAATCCCTCATACAGCTAAAAGCTTGATCTCATGGAAAAACCAGCAGCACATATCCTCTCTCCACACGGTCATCGTGAAGAGGCTTACACCGAAGATCACATTCGCCCACGCCGCCTGCAAGACTATATTGGTCAGCCCGTCGTTCGCGAACAAATGGAAATTTTCATCCATGCCGCTCGCCATCGTGGGGAAGCGCTGGATCACGTGCTGATTTTTGGCCCCCCCGGTCTGGGCAAAACCACACTTTCGCATATCATCGCCCATGAAATGGGAGCCAACCTGCGTCAAACCTCAGGACCAGTCCTGGAAAAAGCCGGGGATTTAGCCGCCCTGCTCACCAACCTCGAACCTCACGACGTATTATTTATTGACGAAATCCATCGACTTAGCCCGATGGTGGAAGAAATCCTCTACCCCGCCTTAGAAGATTTCCAACTCGACATCATGATTGGTGAAGGCCCTGCGGCACGCTCCATCAAATTGGATTTGCCCCCCTTCACCCTAGTGGGAGCAACCACGCGAGCAGGCTTACTGACCTCACCACTGCGTGACCGTTTCGGTATTGTGCAACGTCTGGAGTTTTACAATATTGATGACCTGGCCTACATCGTGCAACGCGCTTCCGGCATCATAGGTGCGCGGATTGATGGCGGTGGCGCACAAGAAATCGCCCGTCGCTCACGCGGCACACCCCGTATTGCCAACCGCCTGCTGCGCCGGGTACGCGATTACGTGCAAGTAAAAGGCACCGGATTGATTGATAGCGAGATGGCAGATAAAGCCCTCAATATGCTCAATGTCGATAATCAAGGCTTTGATCATATGGACAGACGTCTGCTGTTGGCTGTCATGGAAAAATTTGACGGTGGTCCTGTGGGTGTTGACAGCCTGGCAGCGGCGATTGGCGAAGAACGCGGCACGATTGAAGATGTACTCGAACCCTTCCTCATCCAGCAAGGTTTCCTGATGCGTACTCCACGTGGCAGGGTCGCCACCCGCAGGGCATGGCAACATTTTGGGCTGAACATCCCCTCACGTTTGAACCTCTCTACCCCCAATACTGACGAAGAAGGCACGAGTTTTGACCTGTTTGAATGAATTTATTCTCCCAGTGCGCGTCTACTACGAAGATACTGACGCAGGCGGTGTGGTATATCATGCCAACTACCTACGGTTCATGGAACGCGCCCGTACCGAATGGCTACGTACCCTAGGCTTTGAACAAGACAAGTTGGCACAAGAATTAAACATTGTCTTCGTCGTGGCCGGATTGGAGATTGCCTACCGCAAACCTGCCCGATTTAATGATGCATTGTTGGTTAGCACCCATGTCGACGCCATTGGTCGGGCAAGTATTGCATTTAAACAAGAAATTTGGCGTGAAGGCAGCAATAATTCGCGTGAACTCTTGACAACTGCCAGCGTCAAAGTAGTCTGTGTCAGCACGGGCAACTTTCGTTCAACATCTATTCCAACAGCAATCAGGGAACTTCTTCAGTGACAACAGACCTCTCCATACTCAAGCTGATCATGGATGCCAGCTTGGTCGTCAAAATTGTGATGATCTTGCTGGTATTGGCTTCGCTGCTGTCTTGGACTTTGATCATGGTCAAATCCAGCACGATTAACAGCACCCAAAGCAATGTCACCAAATTTGAAGAACGCTTCTGGAGCGGCGTTTCACTGAACTCCTTATACGAAGAGTTGTCTCAGAAAGCACAGCGGCACGGGTTAGAGCGGATTTTTTATGACGGCTTCCACGAGTACAAACGTGCACTCAACGTAGACCCGACATCACGACTATCCGTAACAGATTCCGTGCAACGCTCAATGCGCGTCGCTGCTTCCAAAGAAGTGGATGATTTGGAACAAAATCTAGCGTTTCTTGCCACCGTCGGCTCGACTAGCCCATATGTTGGTTTATTTGGCACAGTGTGGGGAATCATGAACTCGTTTATCTCACTAGGACAAATGCAGCAAGCTACTTTAGGTGTCGTCGCTCCCGGTATTGCGGAAGCACTGATTGCCACTGCGATTGGGCTATTTGCTGCGATTCCAGCCGTCATTGCCTACAACCGCTTCAGTGACAAAATTGACCGTCTGGTCGTGAGTTACGACAACTTCCGGGAAGAGTTCACGGCCTTATTGGAGCGTCACGCCAATACACCAAGGAAAGCGGCATGAGCAGTTCGCGCCGTCGCCGTAAAATCATGGCAGAAATGAACGTCGTGCCGTATATCGACGTTATGTTAGTCTTGCTGGTTATTTTCATGGTCACTGCCCCCATCATGCAAACCGGTGTCACTGTGGATGCACCTGATGCGCAAGCAGAACCATTAGATGCCAACAACCAACAAGAGCCATTGACGATTTCCGTTGATGCCAGTGGTAAATTATTTCTGGATGATGGCACAGAAGTTCCTGCTGCCAATGTGACAGAATACGTCACCAGCCAATTGGATGCCAAAGCCGAACGTCCGGTGTATGTGCGTGCCGATAGCACCGTCGAATACCGTCACCTGATGAACGCCATGGTTGCCGTGCAACAAGCTGGCGCAAAAAAAATTGGCCTGATGGCGGATCCAGCACCGCCTGACCGCCCCTAACACACCAGTGATCTAACAGGGCTAATGACAAGATCATGTTTAAAGAAATACGCAATAAACCACAAGCACTCTTTTGGGCTATCGCCCTGCACATCCTCATCGTGGCAGTGCTCTTGCTCAGTTTTCAGCTAACCGATCGCCCGGATACCGCTGAAAACACCGCCATCGAAGTCACGCTTCCTGAAGGGACACTCCCCCCAGAAGAACCTAAGACCAGCGAACCGGAGCGTACCGCCTTAACCGCAACCCAAGACGCCTCTCCAGCCGAGGTTCCACCCACAACAAACGCCGATACAGAAGCGGCTGAAGCACAAGCCAAGCAGCAAGCGGCTGAAGCAGCTGCTGCGGCAACGGCACAAGCCGAAGCACAACGTAAAGCACTGGCTGAAAGCAAGGCAGAAGCGGCTCGTGAAAAAGCAGCCGCAGAAAAAGCGGCTGCCGAAAAAGCCCAACAACAAGCCGCAGCCCGTGAAAAAGCAGCAGAGCGCCAAGAAACGGCTGCCGAAGAACGTGCCAAAGCCGAAGCTCGCCGCCGTGCCGAAGCCAGAGCCGAAACCCGCCGCCAAGCATTAGCTGAAGAAAAAGAAGCTGAACGCAAACAAGCCTTAGCCGCCAGCAAAGCCAAGGCGGAAGCAGCAGCCAAAGCTCTTGCCGAAAAGAAAGCCCGCGAAAAAGCCAACGCCGCAGCAGAGGCCGCTGCCAAAGCCAAGTCAGAAGCAAAAGCAGAGGCCACCGCGAAAGCTAAAGCAGAAGCGGCTGCCGAAGCAAAAGC contains:
- the tolQ gene encoding protein TolQ, with amino-acid sequence MTTDLSILKLIMDASLVVKIVMILLVLASLLSWTLIMVKSSTINSTQSNVTKFEERFWSGVSLNSLYEELSQKAQRHGLERIFYDGFHEYKRALNVDPTSRLSVTDSVQRSMRVAASKEVDDLEQNLAFLATVGSTSPYVGLFGTVWGIMNSFISLGQMQQATLGVVAPGIAEALIATAIGLFAAIPAVIAYNRFSDKIDRLVVSYDNFREEFTALLERHANTPRKAA
- the ybgC gene encoding tol-pal system-associated acyl-CoA thioesterase → MTCLNEFILPVRVYYEDTDAGGVVYHANYLRFMERARTEWLRTLGFEQDKLAQELNIVFVVAGLEIAYRKPARFNDALLVSTHVDAIGRASIAFKQEIWREGSNNSRELLTTASVKVVCVSTGNFRSTSIPTAIRELLQ
- the tolR gene encoding protein TolR translates to MSSSRRRRKIMAEMNVVPYIDVMLVLLVIFMVTAPIMQTGVTVDAPDAQAEPLDANNQQEPLTISVDASGKLFLDDGTEVPAANVTEYVTSQLDAKAERPVYVRADSTVEYRHLMNAMVAVQQAGAKKIGLMADPAPPDRP
- the tolA gene encoding cell envelope integrity protein TolA, giving the protein MFKEIRNKPQALFWAIALHILIVAVLLLSFQLTDRPDTAENTAIEVTLPEGTLPPEEPKTSEPERTALTATQDASPAEVPPTTNADTEAAEAQAKQQAAEAAAAATAQAEAQRKALAESKAEAAREKAAAEKAAAEKAQQQAAAREKAAERQETAAEERAKAEARRRAEARAETRRQALAEEKEAERKQALAASKAKAEAAAKALAEKKAREKANAAAEAAAKAKSEAKAEATAKAKAEAAAEAKAKATAEAKAEAAAKAKAEADAKAKSEALASKKAAEEEAKLAADRERWKAAEAKRKAAEEEARRAAAAAAGPSNSDLSSARAAWKAAVNRKIKANWNKPSERFGMSATIRLMISPSGGIQRFTLSCDGSPAFCESIKAAVHRSDPFPRPEYKELYNDTHVIKMD
- the ruvB gene encoding Holliday junction branch migration DNA helicase RuvB; its protein translation is MEKPAAHILSPHGHREEAYTEDHIRPRRLQDYIGQPVVREQMEIFIHAARHRGEALDHVLIFGPPGLGKTTLSHIIAHEMGANLRQTSGPVLEKAGDLAALLTNLEPHDVLFIDEIHRLSPMVEEILYPALEDFQLDIMIGEGPAARSIKLDLPPFTLVGATTRAGLLTSPLRDRFGIVQRLEFYNIDDLAYIVQRASGIIGARIDGGGAQEIARRSRGTPRIANRLLRRVRDYVQVKGTGLIDSEMADKALNMLNVDNQGFDHMDRRLLLAVMEKFDGGPVGVDSLAAAIGEERGTIEDVLEPFLIQQGFLMRTPRGRVATRRAWQHFGLNIPSRLNLSTPNTDEEGTSFDLFE